The following coding sequences are from one Lysinibacillus sp. FSL W8-0992 window:
- the pxpB gene encoding 5-oxoprolinase subunit PxpB, with protein sequence MQQQIIEFPHTMWISRHTIRFAFNEVISQENFLIVQKFNSFLKKVLHSNLIESVASYHTVTAYVKDKIDLVFLQEQWLFMQITSQVDEGTNRQLRIPVCYDEEFALDMYRVMDYTGLSFEDIKKMHMSKSYSVYLIGFLPGFPYLGELDSKLFVPRLKKPRNFVSASSVGIGGLQTGIYPLDSPGGWNIIGKTPFNLFDINGKDIFIFSLGDQVQFYEITKPEFLEIKSKGV encoded by the coding sequence ATGCAACAACAAATAATTGAGTTTCCTCATACAATGTGGATTAGTCGACACACGATCCGTTTTGCCTTTAATGAAGTAATATCACAAGAAAATTTTCTTATTGTGCAAAAGTTTAATAGCTTTCTTAAAAAAGTACTACATTCAAATCTTATTGAAAGTGTAGCTAGCTATCATACTGTTACAGCATATGTTAAAGACAAAATTGATTTAGTTTTTTTACAAGAACAATGGCTTTTCATGCAAATTACCTCTCAAGTCGATGAAGGAACAAATCGTCAGCTACGAATTCCAGTTTGTTACGATGAGGAATTCGCTTTGGATATGTACCGTGTGATGGATTATACAGGTTTATCATTTGAGGACATAAAAAAAATGCACATGTCTAAATCATATAGTGTGTATTTAATCGGCTTTTTACCTGGGTTTCCATACTTAGGTGAGTTAGATAGCAAATTATTTGTACCTCGATTAAAAAAGCCACGGAATTTCGTGTCTGCAAGTTCTGTAGGAATTGGAGGGTTACAAACAGGGATTTATCCTCTCGATTCACCAGGTGGGTGGAATATTATTGGTAAGACGCCATTCAATTTATTTGATATTAATGGGAAAGACATTTTTATCTTTTCTCTTGGGGATCAAGTACAATTTTATGAAATTACCAAACCTGAGTTTTTAGAAATAAAAAGTAAAGGAGTGTAG
- a CDS encoding pyroglutamyl-peptidase I: MTKILLTGFVPFLDYKINPTMQIVEYLNGSLMDGYEIVGRTLSVDFQQSAQQLKQYIAEIKPEIIISLGLAGGRFKITPERIAINVKDGEPDNNGYTPVDESIYDGGEDAYITNLPIRSMVDRLCKEGYPAEISNTAGTYLCNNIMYEGLVYATQHEGIRAGFIHLPASFELAIQHGKIPGWNIQDLITCIKLCIEETIHATTNN; encoded by the coding sequence ATGACAAAAATATTATTAACTGGATTTGTACCATTTTTAGATTATAAAATTAATCCCACTATGCAAATTGTTGAATATTTAAACGGAAGTTTGATGGACGGCTATGAAATTGTGGGACGTACACTATCCGTAGATTTTCAGCAATCCGCACAGCAGTTGAAACAATATATTGCGGAAATAAAGCCTGAAATTATTATTTCATTAGGATTAGCTGGAGGTCGTTTCAAAATAACACCAGAGCGAATTGCGATTAACGTTAAAGATGGAGAGCCAGATAACAACGGCTATACACCTGTAGATGAAAGCATATATGATGGTGGTGAGGATGCCTATATTACAAATTTACCTATTCGAAGTATGGTTGATCGATTATGTAAAGAAGGATATCCTGCAGAAATTTCAAATACCGCGGGGACCTATTTATGCAATAACATCATGTATGAAGGGCTAGTTTATGCAACGCAACATGAAGGAATTCGTGCTGGATTTATTCATCTTCCTGCATCTTTCGAATTAGCTATACAGCATGGGAAAATACCGGGTTGGAACATTCAAGATTTAATAACTTGCATTAAGCTTTGTATCGAGGAAACAATTCATGCAACAACAAATAATTGA